CGCTCCTCCGGGACCCCTTCGAAAACCCGTTCCATGATCGCCTCCGCCCGGTGTCCGAAGTTCTCCAGCATCTCCCCGATCCCGCGTTCATAAGAGAAGCCCATGATCACAAACCGCCTCCCGGCAGCCTCCGCCCCGGGGAGCGGCGGGGCGTTGCACCAGAAAGCCCCGGGCCCGGCCATGCGGGACTCGTAGAACCCGAAGTAGGGGCCGCCGAAAAGCCAGAGCTCATCGATCTCCCCGCGCGCCACACGTTGAACCCCATCGCAGGCGGTGAGGATGGCATGATAATCCGCGGTGTCCGGTTCGTGGGGCAGTTGCCGGCCCTCCAGCACCGCGCGGTAGGTCTCCGGAGTGTAGCGAAAGCCGTCGATCTTGGGAGGAAAGAAGGGGAAATCCAGGCGCGCCGCCACCTGATACCGGACCGTCCCCCGGCTGCAGGCCTCCAGGTCGGCGATGTATCCCTCGACCAGCTCCTCCACCCGGTTCCAGCCCATCGCCCGGGAGAGAGGAAGGTCATGGGTGATAGGGGGATCGAAGACCACGAGGAGGACCCGCGGGGTGAGGATCAACACGGCCGTCATCTGGAAGCTCCTACTCGCCGTAGGCGAGGCGTTCGATCAAAAACGGCGGAAACCCCAGGCGGCGCATTTTCGCCTGGGTCTCGGCGATCGGGTAGGGAACCCGCCGGAACGTCCAGGTCATCGCTTCCAGATCCAGGATCCCGTAGGCGGCCCGGGGGTCGCCATCCCGGGGCTGGCCGACGCTCCCCGGGTTCAACAGCCACCATCCCTCCCGCAGGTCGATGGGCTCATCATAGGGCGGCTCCAGGATGTGCATCCGCGGCGTCTTCCGATCCGGCACATGGTAAGCGATGGCCACGTGGGTATGGCCGAAGAGGCTGATCCGGGTGGGCAGCTGCTCAATGTTCTCCCATGCGGTATACGGATCCAAGATGTATTCCCAGATCGGCGCCCGCAGGCTCCCATGGGTCAGAGTGATCCCCTCCTGTTCCGTTTGGGTTGGGAGGCCCATCAGGTATTCGATGTGGCGCGCGGGAAGCTGCTCCCGCGTCCATTCCAGCACCCTGCGGGCCGCGGGGTTGAAGGTGGAAAGGGGCACCCGGCTCAGAACCCCCCAGTCGTGGTTGCCGGCGAGGGCCACGGCCGCTAGGCGCTGGACCCGATCGATGCACGCCACCGGGTCCGGCCCGTAGCCCACCAGGTCCCCCAGGAACCAGAGGGCATCCCAGGCTCCGGCGTCTGCCAGCACCGCCTCCAGCGCCTCGAAGTTCGCGTGGATATCCGAGAGCACCAGGATGCGCATGCGGGCGCCCATCCATCAGGGCGTTGGTATGGCTGTAGTGGGTGGCAGCGAGGGCGTTGGGGTAGGTGGGGCTGGCGTAGGAGAAGGTGTGGCCGTCCGTGTGGGAGTGCCGGTGGGGGTAGGCGTGGCGGTGCTTGCAGGCGTCGGCGTGGGCGAGACGGTTGGGGAAAGGGTGGCCGTCGGGGTATGCGTGGGCGTGGCCGTTGCCGTGGCCGTGGGGGTCGTTGTGGGCGTCGGGGTCGACGTGGCGGTCGCCGTCGCCGTCGGGGTTCGGGAGGGGGTGGGCGTGAAGGTCGGCGTGAACGTCGGCGGGATCCACTGGGTGGGGGTGGGAAGCCGGGTTTCCGTCGGACCGAACGGGAACGTTGGGGTGGGGATCACCACCGGCGTGAGCCCCAGGGGGGTCAGGGTCGGGAACAGCGCTGTGGGGGTGGGGAACTCACCCGCCGGCCGGGCCATGGCCAGCAGCACCCCGCCCAGCACATAGCAGGGCAGGGTCGCCAGGATGATGCTGATGA
This genomic window from Thermoflexus sp. contains:
- a CDS encoding metallophosphoesterase family protein, translated to MRILVLSDIHANFEALEAVLADAGAWDALWFLGDLVGYGPDPVACIDRVQRLAAVALAGNHDWGVLSRVPLSTFNPAARRVLEWTREQLPARHIEYLMGLPTQTEQEGITLTHGSLRAPIWEYILDPYTAWENIEQLPTRISLFGHTHVAIAYHVPDRKTPRMHILEPPYDEPIDLREGWWLLNPGSVGQPRDGDPRAAYGILDLEAMTWTFRRVPYPIAETQAKMRRLGFPPFLIERLAYGE